One region of Alosa alosa isolate M-15738 ecotype Scorff River chromosome 1, AALO_Geno_1.1, whole genome shotgun sequence genomic DNA includes:
- the rfc1 gene encoding replication factor C subunit 1 isoform X1, producing MDIRRFFAPTKPAPPKAPLNSSNRTDEEKKPNKKKSVSKTPEEKLPGKRKREKKRAVIDSDSDEEEQKKRNKEHQKEKADPSVKTEKEKKGPIQYVSDSDSDDAFLSLKKPVENGLKKAGKDADKKTQKGPTKVSVKSSPKSPVKSPTLSKPKPTSPIKQKVLSSPKQTPTSVLDYFGSSSVQRSDKKLVASVKRKAPTQDPDESQDDEVIAKQLQMDEDMELEKQIHEDEEFARTLAMLEEAPLAKKARTDTGDRPTSSSSFSSSKQMDRTDHLSQNQKRPSPKKALKDSRDRASPSPSLSPSKQTSKTDSRHPTPKKTSSKLASLKRRDEEQEHRKKSEKEEKKVISPKREPFHSERAATPRTGGPSTPRTGDLTPKTGSAETPGSSKISPKKPETSPEDSEKRRGNSAAFRNYLNRDGPRALGSKEIPVGADNCLEGLTFVVTGVLESIERDDAKSLIERYGGKMTGNVSRKTSYLVLGRDGGASKTEKAESLGTQIIDEDGLLELIRTKPGKKSKYEIAAEAENKGAKSKTKTPPRAQTPKTPQRTPSPRKPRPGEVKGQTTPGRKMASTADVKKELSFGRKSAPEDSGSSLMWVDKYRPQTLKAVIGQQGDQSCAAKLLRWLKNWYSNHSGEKPAAGRFGRFGGKDDGSTFKAALLSGPPGVGKTTTAALVCQELGYSYVEMNASCARSKNTLKSVIAESLNNTSIKNFYSGASQTVSKNHVLIMDEVDGMAGNEDRGGIQEMISLIKTSKIPIICMCNDRNHQKIRSLSNYCFDLRFQRPRVEQIKGAMMSICFKEGLKVPPPALNEIILASNQDVRQVLHNLSMWSAKDKVMTYDQAKADASNARKDIKMGPFDVCRKVFTKGEETAHMSLIDKSDLFFHDYSLAPLFVQENYVHVKPAAAGGNLKSHLVLLSKTADSICDGDLVDRQIRLKQTWSLLPTQAIYASVLPGELMRGYMNQFPTFPSWLGKFSSTGKHSRIVQELASHMCLRTQCSKQAVNLDYLPYLRSALLAPLQRAGAEGASQSVQLVDDYNLMKEDVDSMMEISTWGGKPDPYSKLDPKVKAAFTRAYNKESHLMPYSLQAVKKGKRGGPEPDLTTPDGENDSQPQEEEEEEELADAMIKQKKAKPVKPKAEDSGKGKGKGKGKGKGKGKN from the exons ATG GACATTCGGAGATTTTTTGCTCCCACAAAACCAGCTCCTCCTAAAGCCCCCTTGAACAGCAGCAATAGAACAGATGAGGAGAAGAAGCCCAACAAAAAGAAATCAGTGTCCAAG acCCCAGAGGAGAAGTTGccaggaaagagaaagagagagaaaaagagagcggtCATAGACTCCG ACTCTGATGAAGAGGAGCAGAAGAAGAGGAATAAAGAACATCAGAAAGAGAAAGCAGACCCCTCAgtgaagacagaaaaagagaagaaaggaccCATCCAGTATGTGTCTGATTCAG ATTCAGACGATGCCTTTCTGTCCTTGAAGAAGCCAGTGGAGAATGGTCTTAAGAAGGCCGGCAAAGATGCTGACAAGAAAACGCAAAAGGGCCCCACTAAAGTGTCCGTAAAATCATCTCCAAAGTCACCTGTCAAGTCCCCTACTCTATCCAAACCAAAGCCTACATCTCCGATCAAGCAAAAAGTGTTATCCTCTCCCAAACAAACTCCCACCTCAGTACTGGACTACTTTGGGTCCAGCAGTGTCCAGCGTTCGGACAAGAAACTTGTGGCCAGTGTCAAAAGGAAAGCA CCCACTCAGGATCCAGATGAGTCTCAGGATGATGAGGTCATCGCAAAACAGCTACAGATGGATGAGGATATGGAG CTGGAAAAACAAATTCATGAAGACGAAGAGTTTGCCCGAACTCTAGCAATGCTAGAAGAGGCTCCACTTGCTAAAAAG GCTCGTACGGACACTGGTGACAGGCCCACCTCCAGCTCCAGCTTCTCTTCCAGTAAACAGATGGACAGGACGGACCATCTCAGCCAGAACCAGAAGCGGCCCTCACCCAAAAAG GCCCTCAAGGACTCTAGGGACAGAGCCAGCCCCAGCCCAAGCCTCTCTCCCAGCAAACAGACCAGTAAGACGGACAGCCGGCATCCCACTCCCAAGAAGACCAGCTCCAAATTGGCCTCCTTGAAACGCAGAGATGAGGAGCAGGAGCACAGGAAAAAGAGTGagaaggaggaaaagaaagTCATCTCGCCCAAAAGAGAGCCCTTCCACTCGGAGAGAGCAGCCACACCCAGAACAGGAGGACCAAGTACGCCAAGAACTGGTGACCTTACACCTAAAACAGGAAGCGCTGAAACACCTGGTTCAAGCAAAATCTCTCCTAAAAAGCCAGAG ACTAGTCCAGAGGATTCAGAGAAGCGCCGGGGAAATTCTGCTGCTTTCCGGAACTACCTTAATAGAGATGGTCCACGGGCACTTGGCTCCAAAGAAATCCCTGTG GGTGCTGACAACTGTCTGGAGGGGCTGACGTTTGTGGTGACTGGTGTTCTGGAGTCGATTGAACGTGATGATGCAAAGTCTCTCATAGAACGCTATGGAGGGAAAATGACCGGAAATGTCAGCAGGAAGACCAGTTATCTGGTGCTAGGGCGAGATGGTGGAGCTTCCAAGACTGAGAAA gcAGAAAGTTTGGGCACTCAGATTATTGACGAAGATGGTCTACTGGAGCTGATTCGGACCAAACCTGGAAAAAAATCCAAATATGAGATTGCTGCCGAAGCAGAG aaTAAAGGGGCGAAGAGTAAGACTAAGACCCCTCCTCGTGCCCAGACCCCAAAGACTCCGCAGCGCACACCCAGCCCTAGGAAACCCCGTCCaggagaggtcaaaggtcagacaACCCCGGGACGTAAAATGGCCTCGACGGCAGATGTGAAGAAGGAGCTCTCTTTTGGGCGGAAGTCTGCCCCAGAGGATTCTGGGAGTAGTCTGATGTGGGTGGATAAATATCGCCCTCAGACCCTGAaggctgtgattggtcaacagGGTGATCAGAGTTGTGCAGCTAAACTTCTGCGCTGGCTCAAGAACTGGTACAGTAACCACAGTGGAGAGAAGCCTGCCG CAGGGCGCTTTGGTCGCTTTGGAGGTAAAGATGATGGATCTACTTTTAAGGCTGCGTTGCTGTCAGGCCCTCCTGGTGTAGGCAAAACCACCACCGCAGCTCTCGTGTGTCAG GAGTTGGGCTACAGCTATGTGGAGATGAACGCCAGCTGTGCCCGCAGCAAGAACACTCTCAAGTCGGTGATTGCTGAGTCTCTGAACAACACCAGCATTAAGAACTTCTACTCAG GTGCATCTCAAACGGTCAGCAAGAATCATGTGCTGATCATGGATGAGGTGGATGGCATGGCAGGAAATGAAGACAGGGGGGGAATTCAG GAAATGATTTCTTTGATAAAGACCTCCAAGATCCCCATCATCTGCATGTGTAACGATCGTAACCACCAGAAAATCCGCTCACTTTCCAACTATTGCTTTGACCTGCGCTTCCAGCGGCCACGGGTGGAGCAGATTAAG GGTGCGATGATGTCCATTTGCTTCAAAGAAGGCCTGAAGGTCCCACCTCCAGCTCTCAATGAGATTATTTTAGCATCCAATCAGGATGTGCGACAG GTACTGCATAATCTCAGTATGTGGTCCGCCAAAGACAAAGTCATGACCTATGACCAGGCCAAAGCAGATGCCAGCAATGCCAGGAAAGATATTAAAATG GGTCCTTTTGATGTGTGCAGAAAAGTGTTTACAAAGGGAGAGGAGACTGCACACATGAGTTTGATTGACAAGTCAGACCTCTTCTTCCATGACTATTCTCTGGCACCACTTTTCGTCCAGGAGAATTATGTACACGTCAAACCCGCTGCAGCAGG TGGTAACCTGAAGAGCCACCTGGTGCTGCTGAGCAAAACTGCAGACAGCATCTGTGATGGAGACTTGGTAGACCGACAGATCCGTCTGAAACAGACCTGGTCCCTGCTGCccacacag gccaTCTATGCCAGCGTGCTGCCGGGTGAGTTAATGCGTGGATACATGAATCAGTTTCCCACGTTCCCCAGCTGGCTGGGCAAGTTCTCCTCCACGGGCAAACACAGCCGCATCGTCCAGGAGCTGGCTTCTCACATGTGTCTGAG GACCCAGTGCAGTAAGCAGGCAGTAAACCTGGACTACCTGCCCTACCTGCGCTCAGCTCTGCTGGCGCCCCTGCAGCGGGCCGGTGCAGAGGGAGCCAGCCAATCAGTGCAGCTCGTAGATGACTACAACCTCATGAAAGAGGACGTGGACAGCATGATGGAGATAAGTACGTGGGGAGGCAAGCCGGACCCCTACTCCAAACTGGACCCCAAG gTGAAAGCGGCTTTCACAAGAGCCTATAACAAAGAGAGCCACCTGATGCCATACTCGCTGCAGGCTGTGAAGAAGGGCAAGCGAGGAGGCCCTGAGCCTGACCTAACCACACCGGACGGCGAAAACGACTCCCAGccacaggaggaagaggaggaggaggaactaGCTGACGCCATGATCAAG CAGAAGAAGGCTAAGCCTGTGAAACCGAAAGCAGAGGATTCTGGGAAAGGCAAAGGCAAAGGTAAAGGCAAAGGCAAAGGAAAAGGCAAGAACTAA
- the rfc1 gene encoding replication factor C subunit 1 isoform X2 gives MDIRRFFAPTKPAPPKAPLNSSNRTDEEKKPNKKKSVSKTPEEKLPGKRKREKKRAVIDSDSDEEEQKKRNKEHQKEKADPSVKTEKEKKGPIQYVSDSDSDDAFLSLKKPVENGLKKAGKDADKKTQKGPTKVSVKSSPKSPVKSPTLSKPKPTSPIKQKVLSSPKQTPTSVLDYFGSSSVQRSDKKLVASVKRKAPTQDPDESQDDEVIAKQLQMDEDMELEKQIHEDEEFARTLAMLEEAPLAKKARTDTGDRPTSSSSFSSSKQMDRTDHLSQNQKRPSPKKALKDSRDRASPSPSLSPSKQTSKTDSRHPTPKKTSSKLASLKRRDEEQEHRKKSEKEEKKVISPKREPFHSERAATPRTGGPSTPRTGDLTPKTGSAETPGSSKISPKKPETSPEDSEKRRGNSAAFRNYLNRDGPRALGSKEIPVGADNCLEGLTFVVTGVLESIERDDAKSLIERYGGKMTGNVSRKTSYLVLGRDGGASKTEKAESLGTQIIDEDGLLELIRTKPGKKSKYEIAAEAENKGAKSKTKTPPRAQTPKTPQRTPSPRKPRPGEVKGQTTPGRKMASTADVKKELSFGRKSAPEDSGSSLMWVDKYRPQTLKAVIGQQGDQSCAAKLLRWLKNWYSNHSGEKPAGRFGRFGGKDDGSTFKAALLSGPPGVGKTTTAALVCQELGYSYVEMNASCARSKNTLKSVIAESLNNTSIKNFYSGASQTVSKNHVLIMDEVDGMAGNEDRGGIQEMISLIKTSKIPIICMCNDRNHQKIRSLSNYCFDLRFQRPRVEQIKGAMMSICFKEGLKVPPPALNEIILASNQDVRQVLHNLSMWSAKDKVMTYDQAKADASNARKDIKMGPFDVCRKVFTKGEETAHMSLIDKSDLFFHDYSLAPLFVQENYVHVKPAAAGGNLKSHLVLLSKTADSICDGDLVDRQIRLKQTWSLLPTQAIYASVLPGELMRGYMNQFPTFPSWLGKFSSTGKHSRIVQELASHMCLRTQCSKQAVNLDYLPYLRSALLAPLQRAGAEGASQSVQLVDDYNLMKEDVDSMMEISTWGGKPDPYSKLDPKVKAAFTRAYNKESHLMPYSLQAVKKGKRGGPEPDLTTPDGENDSQPQEEEEEEELADAMIKQKKAKPVKPKAEDSGKGKGKGKGKGKGKGKN, from the exons ATG GACATTCGGAGATTTTTTGCTCCCACAAAACCAGCTCCTCCTAAAGCCCCCTTGAACAGCAGCAATAGAACAGATGAGGAGAAGAAGCCCAACAAAAAGAAATCAGTGTCCAAG acCCCAGAGGAGAAGTTGccaggaaagagaaagagagagaaaaagagagcggtCATAGACTCCG ACTCTGATGAAGAGGAGCAGAAGAAGAGGAATAAAGAACATCAGAAAGAGAAAGCAGACCCCTCAgtgaagacagaaaaagagaagaaaggaccCATCCAGTATGTGTCTGATTCAG ATTCAGACGATGCCTTTCTGTCCTTGAAGAAGCCAGTGGAGAATGGTCTTAAGAAGGCCGGCAAAGATGCTGACAAGAAAACGCAAAAGGGCCCCACTAAAGTGTCCGTAAAATCATCTCCAAAGTCACCTGTCAAGTCCCCTACTCTATCCAAACCAAAGCCTACATCTCCGATCAAGCAAAAAGTGTTATCCTCTCCCAAACAAACTCCCACCTCAGTACTGGACTACTTTGGGTCCAGCAGTGTCCAGCGTTCGGACAAGAAACTTGTGGCCAGTGTCAAAAGGAAAGCA CCCACTCAGGATCCAGATGAGTCTCAGGATGATGAGGTCATCGCAAAACAGCTACAGATGGATGAGGATATGGAG CTGGAAAAACAAATTCATGAAGACGAAGAGTTTGCCCGAACTCTAGCAATGCTAGAAGAGGCTCCACTTGCTAAAAAG GCTCGTACGGACACTGGTGACAGGCCCACCTCCAGCTCCAGCTTCTCTTCCAGTAAACAGATGGACAGGACGGACCATCTCAGCCAGAACCAGAAGCGGCCCTCACCCAAAAAG GCCCTCAAGGACTCTAGGGACAGAGCCAGCCCCAGCCCAAGCCTCTCTCCCAGCAAACAGACCAGTAAGACGGACAGCCGGCATCCCACTCCCAAGAAGACCAGCTCCAAATTGGCCTCCTTGAAACGCAGAGATGAGGAGCAGGAGCACAGGAAAAAGAGTGagaaggaggaaaagaaagTCATCTCGCCCAAAAGAGAGCCCTTCCACTCGGAGAGAGCAGCCACACCCAGAACAGGAGGACCAAGTACGCCAAGAACTGGTGACCTTACACCTAAAACAGGAAGCGCTGAAACACCTGGTTCAAGCAAAATCTCTCCTAAAAAGCCAGAG ACTAGTCCAGAGGATTCAGAGAAGCGCCGGGGAAATTCTGCTGCTTTCCGGAACTACCTTAATAGAGATGGTCCACGGGCACTTGGCTCCAAAGAAATCCCTGTG GGTGCTGACAACTGTCTGGAGGGGCTGACGTTTGTGGTGACTGGTGTTCTGGAGTCGATTGAACGTGATGATGCAAAGTCTCTCATAGAACGCTATGGAGGGAAAATGACCGGAAATGTCAGCAGGAAGACCAGTTATCTGGTGCTAGGGCGAGATGGTGGAGCTTCCAAGACTGAGAAA gcAGAAAGTTTGGGCACTCAGATTATTGACGAAGATGGTCTACTGGAGCTGATTCGGACCAAACCTGGAAAAAAATCCAAATATGAGATTGCTGCCGAAGCAGAG aaTAAAGGGGCGAAGAGTAAGACTAAGACCCCTCCTCGTGCCCAGACCCCAAAGACTCCGCAGCGCACACCCAGCCCTAGGAAACCCCGTCCaggagaggtcaaaggtcagacaACCCCGGGACGTAAAATGGCCTCGACGGCAGATGTGAAGAAGGAGCTCTCTTTTGGGCGGAAGTCTGCCCCAGAGGATTCTGGGAGTAGTCTGATGTGGGTGGATAAATATCGCCCTCAGACCCTGAaggctgtgattggtcaacagGGTGATCAGAGTTGTGCAGCTAAACTTCTGCGCTGGCTCAAGAACTGGTACAGTAACCACAGTGGAGAGAAGCCTGCCG GGCGCTTTGGTCGCTTTGGAGGTAAAGATGATGGATCTACTTTTAAGGCTGCGTTGCTGTCAGGCCCTCCTGGTGTAGGCAAAACCACCACCGCAGCTCTCGTGTGTCAG GAGTTGGGCTACAGCTATGTGGAGATGAACGCCAGCTGTGCCCGCAGCAAGAACACTCTCAAGTCGGTGATTGCTGAGTCTCTGAACAACACCAGCATTAAGAACTTCTACTCAG GTGCATCTCAAACGGTCAGCAAGAATCATGTGCTGATCATGGATGAGGTGGATGGCATGGCAGGAAATGAAGACAGGGGGGGAATTCAG GAAATGATTTCTTTGATAAAGACCTCCAAGATCCCCATCATCTGCATGTGTAACGATCGTAACCACCAGAAAATCCGCTCACTTTCCAACTATTGCTTTGACCTGCGCTTCCAGCGGCCACGGGTGGAGCAGATTAAG GGTGCGATGATGTCCATTTGCTTCAAAGAAGGCCTGAAGGTCCCACCTCCAGCTCTCAATGAGATTATTTTAGCATCCAATCAGGATGTGCGACAG GTACTGCATAATCTCAGTATGTGGTCCGCCAAAGACAAAGTCATGACCTATGACCAGGCCAAAGCAGATGCCAGCAATGCCAGGAAAGATATTAAAATG GGTCCTTTTGATGTGTGCAGAAAAGTGTTTACAAAGGGAGAGGAGACTGCACACATGAGTTTGATTGACAAGTCAGACCTCTTCTTCCATGACTATTCTCTGGCACCACTTTTCGTCCAGGAGAATTATGTACACGTCAAACCCGCTGCAGCAGG TGGTAACCTGAAGAGCCACCTGGTGCTGCTGAGCAAAACTGCAGACAGCATCTGTGATGGAGACTTGGTAGACCGACAGATCCGTCTGAAACAGACCTGGTCCCTGCTGCccacacag gccaTCTATGCCAGCGTGCTGCCGGGTGAGTTAATGCGTGGATACATGAATCAGTTTCCCACGTTCCCCAGCTGGCTGGGCAAGTTCTCCTCCACGGGCAAACACAGCCGCATCGTCCAGGAGCTGGCTTCTCACATGTGTCTGAG GACCCAGTGCAGTAAGCAGGCAGTAAACCTGGACTACCTGCCCTACCTGCGCTCAGCTCTGCTGGCGCCCCTGCAGCGGGCCGGTGCAGAGGGAGCCAGCCAATCAGTGCAGCTCGTAGATGACTACAACCTCATGAAAGAGGACGTGGACAGCATGATGGAGATAAGTACGTGGGGAGGCAAGCCGGACCCCTACTCCAAACTGGACCCCAAG gTGAAAGCGGCTTTCACAAGAGCCTATAACAAAGAGAGCCACCTGATGCCATACTCGCTGCAGGCTGTGAAGAAGGGCAAGCGAGGAGGCCCTGAGCCTGACCTAACCACACCGGACGGCGAAAACGACTCCCAGccacaggaggaagaggaggaggaggaactaGCTGACGCCATGATCAAG CAGAAGAAGGCTAAGCCTGTGAAACCGAAAGCAGAGGATTCTGGGAAAGGCAAAGGCAAAGGTAAAGGCAAAGGCAAAGGAAAAGGCAAGAACTAA